The following proteins come from a genomic window of Natronosalvus vescus:
- the serB gene encoding phosphoserine phosphatase SerB, with protein MSETLVAFDFDGTLSDSEMTVLLGDRLDVADEMAAITERAMNDEIGYAESLRSRAALLEGLSSDDADAAYGNVELRPGAAALLETLSENGITTAILTGGFERGVEAALEREGASVDHIVSNWLPFDDAGTSLTGDVEGPLIEGTKDDALTELAVETGVDLQDTVAIGDGANDLPMLRVAGLAIGFDPKPAVEPHCDVVVTSMADVREELRKSGILE; from the coding sequence ATGAGTGAGACACTCGTTGCGTTCGATTTCGACGGCACGCTGTCGGATTCGGAGATGACGGTGCTGCTCGGCGACCGTCTCGACGTCGCCGACGAGATGGCTGCGATCACCGAGCGGGCGATGAACGACGAGATTGGCTACGCCGAGAGCCTCCGCTCCCGGGCGGCCTTGCTCGAGGGACTCTCCAGCGACGATGCCGACGCGGCCTACGGTAACGTCGAACTCCGTCCCGGTGCGGCGGCCCTGCTCGAGACGCTCTCCGAGAACGGGATTACGACGGCCATCCTCACTGGCGGCTTCGAGCGTGGGGTAGAAGCCGCACTCGAGCGCGAGGGTGCCTCGGTCGACCACATCGTCTCGAACTGGCTGCCGTTCGACGACGCAGGGACGTCACTCACTGGCGATGTCGAGGGCCCGCTCATCGAGGGAACCAAAGACGACGCCCTGACGGAACTTGCGGTGGAGACTGGCGTCGACCTCCAGGACACCGTTGCCATCGGTGACGGCGCGAACGACCTGCCCATGCTTCGAGTCGCCGGCCTCGCGATCGGATTCGATCCGAAACCTGCCGTCGAACCTCACTGTGACGTCGTCGTCACCTCGATGGCTGACGTTCGTGAAGAACTGCGTAAGTCAGGCATACTCGAGTAA
- a CDS encoding homoserine O-acetyltransferase family protein produces MTTRDTVDIGSFTFECGESIPSLEIAYETYGEFDGGRAGPGSAMGEREVPASNAVLVCHALTGSAHVARRPDVGDETAGQARAWWGDVVGPGKAIDTTEYYVVCANVPGSCYGTTGPSSSNPETGEPYGTDFPPVTVGDWTRAQRRLLDELGVGRLRAVVGGSVGGMNVLDWLRRYPDDVEVAAAVATAPRLDPQCLALDAVARRAITSDPDWNGGHYYDSGANCDGDDGDDGDDNNDDYGDTDEPGHAVGPTDGLARARQLGHIMYLSKSSMDRKFGRRAAGREATRDGPPDPAGGFFPYREVESYLDYQAERFVDRFDANSYLYLTRAMDDFDLSSGYGSDGDALAAFEGELLLLSFTGDWHFTVEQAEALAAACRETGVPVSHHVIESDHGHDAFLVEPETVGPPLAGLLEDGLQARSITDTVHSAVPENETFAPVHTSLFSK; encoded by the coding sequence ATGACGACCAGAGACACCGTCGACATCGGATCGTTCACGTTCGAATGCGGGGAGTCGATCCCCAGCCTCGAGATCGCCTACGAGACGTACGGCGAGTTCGACGGAGGGCGAGCGGGGCCGGGATCCGCCATGGGCGAGCGGGAGGTTCCCGCAAGTAACGCCGTTCTCGTCTGTCACGCCCTCACGGGAAGTGCACACGTTGCGCGCCGACCCGACGTCGGTGACGAAACGGCCGGGCAGGCTCGCGCCTGGTGGGGCGACGTCGTCGGCCCAGGGAAAGCGATCGACACCACGGAGTACTACGTCGTCTGCGCGAACGTTCCGGGCTCGTGTTACGGGACGACGGGACCCTCGAGCAGTAACCCGGAGACCGGCGAGCCCTACGGCACCGACTTCCCGCCCGTCACCGTCGGCGACTGGACGCGCGCCCAGCGACGGCTGCTCGACGAACTCGGCGTCGGCCGCCTGCGAGCAGTCGTCGGCGGATCGGTCGGCGGGATGAACGTCCTCGACTGGCTTCGGCGGTACCCCGACGACGTCGAGGTCGCTGCCGCCGTTGCAACAGCCCCCAGACTCGACCCGCAGTGTCTCGCCCTCGATGCGGTCGCCCGGCGGGCCATCACGAGCGATCCGGACTGGAACGGCGGTCACTACTACGACAGCGGGGCCAACTGTGACGGCGATGATGGCGATGATGGCGATGATAATAATGACGATTATGGCGATACGGACGAGCCAGGCCACGCCGTCGGTCCAACTGACGGGCTCGCTCGAGCGAGACAGCTCGGTCACATCATGTATCTCTCGAAGTCCTCGATGGATCGGAAGTTCGGCCGACGAGCGGCCGGCCGAGAGGCGACACGTGACGGCCCACCGGATCCTGCAGGTGGGTTTTTCCCCTATCGCGAGGTCGAATCCTACCTCGACTACCAGGCCGAGCGCTTCGTCGACCGGTTCGACGCCAACAGCTACCTTTATCTAACGCGAGCGATGGACGACTTCGACCTCTCGTCGGGGTATGGCTCCGACGGCGACGCGCTCGCCGCCTTCGAGGGTGAACTCCTCTTGCTGTCGTTTACCGGCGACTGGCACTTCACCGTCGAACAGGCGGAGGCGCTCGCCGCGGCGTGTCGCGAGACGGGGGTTCCGGTCTCCCACCACGTCATCGAGTCCGACCACGGCCACGACGCCTTTCTGGTCGAACCAGAAACCGTCGGCCCGCCGCTCGCCGGACTGCTCGAGGACGGCTTACAAGCCCGGTCGATCACCGATACCGTCCACTCGGCGGTGCCCGAGAACGAGACGTTCGCACCGGTTCACACGAGTCTGTTCTCGAAGTGA
- a CDS encoding O-acetylhomoserine aminocarboxypropyltransferase/cysteine synthase family protein has product MSDDGSDGPSTPGFATQSIHGGYDGDPTTGAPVVPIYQTTSYTFDDADTAAELYALEREGHIYSRISNPTVEALENRLASLESGAGAVGTASGMAALDSIVLVLAESGDNVVCSTDTYGGTTAYFAKTATKRGIDTQFVPTLEYDAYAEAIDEDTAFVHVETIGNPSLVTPDFDRLVDIAHDNGVPLVVDNTFATPALCRPCEHGADVVWESTTKWIHGSGTTVGGVVVDAGTFDWGANGYDEVAGPNHAYHDVDFARDFADAPLAAAVRYRSTRSLGNQQSPHDAWQTIQGLETLPLRIEKHCENAAIVADYLRDHDDVAWVTYPGHESHPTHGNAARYLSDYGGMIAFGLEGGDRERGGYHAGKTFCESVDLAQFLANIGDAKTLVIHPASTTHGQLTPKEQAEAGVTSDLVRLSVGIEDPADLLADLEGAIDAAMAALGEE; this is encoded by the coding sequence ATGAGTGACGACGGGAGCGACGGGCCATCGACGCCGGGATTTGCCACCCAGAGCATCCACGGGGGGTACGACGGCGATCCGACGACCGGCGCGCCGGTGGTGCCGATCTATCAGACGACCTCCTACACCTTCGACGACGCCGACACCGCTGCCGAACTGTACGCCCTCGAGCGCGAGGGGCACATCTACTCCCGGATCAGCAACCCCACGGTCGAGGCACTAGAGAATCGGCTGGCGTCGCTCGAGAGCGGGGCCGGTGCCGTCGGGACAGCCAGCGGGATGGCAGCGCTGGACTCGATCGTCCTCGTCCTCGCCGAGTCGGGCGACAACGTCGTCTGCTCGACGGACACCTACGGCGGGACGACTGCCTACTTCGCGAAGACCGCTACCAAACGAGGGATCGACACCCAGTTCGTCCCGACGCTCGAGTACGACGCCTACGCCGAGGCGATCGACGAGGACACCGCGTTCGTGCACGTCGAGACGATCGGCAACCCCTCCCTGGTGACGCCAGACTTCGATCGACTGGTCGACATCGCCCACGACAACGGCGTCCCACTGGTCGTCGACAACACCTTTGCTACCCCTGCGCTGTGTCGGCCCTGCGAGCACGGCGCTGACGTCGTCTGGGAGTCGACGACGAAGTGGATCCACGGCTCTGGAACGACGGTTGGCGGGGTCGTCGTCGACGCCGGCACGTTCGACTGGGGTGCCAACGGCTACGACGAAGTGGCCGGGCCGAACCACGCCTATCACGACGTCGATTTCGCCCGGGATTTCGCCGACGCGCCGCTGGCAGCGGCCGTCCGCTACCGCTCGACGCGCAGCCTCGGCAACCAGCAATCACCCCACGATGCGTGGCAGACAATACAGGGGCTCGAGACCCTGCCCCTCCGGATCGAGAAACACTGTGAGAACGCCGCCATCGTCGCTGACTACCTCCGTGATCACGACGACGTCGCCTGGGTCACCTATCCCGGACACGAGAGCCATCCGACCCACGGCAACGCCGCCCGCTACCTGTCTGACTACGGCGGGATGATCGCCTTCGGTCTCGAGGGTGGCGACCGCGAGCGAGGTGGCTACCACGCTGGCAAGACGTTCTGTGAATCGGTCGATCTCGCCCAGTTCCTCGCGAACATCGGCGACGCAAAGACGCTGGTCATCCACCCCGCAAGCACGACCCACGGCCAGCTCACCCCGAAGGAACAGGCAGAGGCCGGTGTTACCTCCGACCTCGTGCGTCTTTCGGTCGGGATCGAAGACCCCGCAGATTTGCTGGCCGATCTCGAGGGGGCCATCGACGCGGCGATGGCTGCCCTGGGAGAGGAGTGA
- a CDS encoding MFS transporter, giving the protein MHSSDRDRVVLAAVVFAVLFSQLLLYPGIGDLVTALGADAATSPITETTLDASMWFLVAEFGAYVVFVGIWGLASDYTARRTPFIVASALAGAAGYAGLAVIAVATTIPFEGVLLVRAFQGAMTVGALSLTMTMLMDLEGGHGRNMGAAGIAIGLGAATGAPVGGQLTGIDPLAPLVAAAALLCLVGLLVILADDRAPTSSRGVAAILDGVRRRPTLSIPYAFGFVDRLTAGFFALVGTLYFQDTFAVDAATTGLLLACFFAPFALFQYPMGMLSDRIGRTVPIVAGSISYGVGILAVGAAPSVTIAAITMVLVGVLGALISPATMALVTDLADDEERGLAMAGFNLAGSLGFLGGFLIGGTVASTWGYDLAFLVVGGLEILIALVAVPAFLRCSIGASPQLSLDEREA; this is encoded by the coding sequence GTGCACTCGAGTGACCGGGATCGAGTCGTTCTCGCCGCCGTCGTTTTCGCGGTGCTGTTCTCGCAGCTATTACTCTATCCGGGCATCGGCGACCTCGTCACCGCACTCGGCGCCGACGCTGCGACCTCACCGATTACCGAGACGACCCTCGATGCGAGCATGTGGTTCCTGGTAGCCGAGTTCGGAGCCTACGTCGTTTTCGTCGGAATCTGGGGACTTGCCAGCGATTACACCGCTCGTCGAACCCCGTTTATCGTCGCCAGCGCCCTCGCCGGAGCGGCCGGTTACGCAGGCCTCGCCGTCATCGCCGTGGCCACCACGATCCCCTTCGAGGGCGTCCTCCTCGTCCGGGCCTTTCAGGGCGCGATGACGGTCGGTGCGCTCTCGCTGACGATGACCATGCTCATGGATCTCGAGGGCGGCCACGGCCGGAATATGGGTGCCGCCGGCATCGCCATCGGGCTGGGGGCAGCGACGGGTGCCCCTGTCGGTGGCCAGCTGACCGGCATCGACCCGCTCGCACCACTCGTCGCCGCCGCCGCGTTGCTGTGTCTCGTCGGCCTACTGGTCATCCTCGCCGACGACCGCGCCCCAACCTCGAGCAGAGGGGTGGCGGCTATCCTCGACGGCGTTCGCCGCCGACCGACGCTCTCGATTCCGTACGCCTTTGGCTTCGTCGACCGCCTCACCGCTGGATTCTTTGCCCTCGTCGGCACGCTGTACTTCCAGGACACGTTCGCCGTCGACGCCGCCACGACCGGTCTGTTGCTGGCGTGCTTTTTCGCTCCGTTCGCCCTGTTCCAGTACCCGATGGGCATGCTCTCGGATCGGATCGGACGCACCGTTCCGATCGTCGCCGGCTCGATCAGTTACGGCGTCGGCATCCTGGCAGTTGGGGCGGCACCGAGCGTGACGATTGCGGCCATCACGATGGTACTCGTTGGAGTTCTGGGTGCACTCATCTCCCCGGCGACGATGGCACTCGTGACCGACCTGGCCGACGACGAGGAGCGTGGCCTCGCTATGGCTGGCTTCAATTTGGCAGGTAGTCTCGGCTTCCTCGGCGGGTTCCTCATCGGCGGTACCGTCGCCAGCACTTGGGGGTACGACCTGGCGTTTCTCGTCGTCGGCGGCCTCGAGATTCTGATCGCTCTCGTCGCCGTCCCGGCGTTTCTTCGCTGTTCGATCGGCGCTAGCCCACAGCTCTCACTCGACGAACGGGAGGCGTGA
- a CDS encoding cupredoxin domain-containing protein, with amino-acid sequence MRSFDSLSRRTMMALAGTGVTVAVAGCVGNGDDGDSGDPEEWEDVSEIELDGQVEQWTGVSPDPIDGVENPTLVLFDGNEYELTWYNQDGQEHNIAFVDDGGDIVVDTEWTDDDEQSLTFEATEEMVEYHCEPHQTSMVGDVEVHTG; translated from the coding sequence ATGCGCTCATTCGATTCGCTCTCGCGACGGACGATGATGGCCCTCGCCGGGACTGGCGTGACTGTGGCAGTTGCGGGCTGTGTCGGAAACGGGGACGACGGTGACAGCGGGGATCCGGAGGAGTGGGAGGATGTCTCCGAAATCGAACTCGACGGGCAGGTCGAACAGTGGACGGGCGTCTCACCCGATCCGATCGACGGCGTCGAGAACCCGACGCTCGTGTTGTTCGACGGGAACGAGTACGAACTCACCTGGTACAACCAGGACGGGCAAGAACACAACATCGCATTCGTCGACGACGGTGGCGACATCGTCGTCGACACCGAGTGGACGGACGACGACGAGCAGTCGCTCACGTTCGAAGCGACCGAGGAGATGGTCGAGTATCACTGTGAACCCCATCAGACGTCGATGGTCGGCGACGTCGAGGTACACACGGGCTGA
- a CDS encoding DMT family transporter, whose product MTGRRDILLFGGLALVWGTSFAAIEVGLATLPPILFAALRFDVAALLFAVAVALTGASWRPQTRADWLLIAVGGGLLIGAHFALLFLGQSYVSSGVAAVVLSLTPIVTPPLALALLPQARIRPPAVLGILLGLVGVTVIAIGGGSLDGQAAGVALLFGSAIVFALGSVLTERTNGTLPIVSLQAWAMGLGAVVLHTLSGLHPAETITGLEINFAALAALAYLAIVATGGGFFAYFVLLERIGSTELSLVNYAVPVVAAVVGWLALGESITIGTLAGFTLILLGFALCKLGALWQTAAPAVGYGPYRPSDPDGVVVGGNVYVTTEDERRHGTGVRGNVVAAD is encoded by the coding sequence ATGACTGGAAGAAGAGATATCTTGCTCTTTGGCGGGCTGGCACTCGTCTGGGGCACCTCGTTTGCAGCGATCGAGGTCGGACTGGCAACCTTGCCGCCGATCCTCTTCGCTGCGCTCCGTTTCGACGTCGCGGCCCTCCTGTTTGCCGTCGCGGTCGCCCTTACCGGTGCATCCTGGCGGCCGCAAACTCGAGCGGACTGGCTGTTGATCGCCGTCGGCGGTGGCCTCCTGATCGGTGCCCACTTCGCCCTGCTCTTTCTCGGGCAGTCGTACGTCTCGAGTGGGGTTGCCGCGGTCGTCCTGAGTTTGACGCCGATCGTGACGCCGCCACTGGCACTCGCGTTACTCCCGCAGGCGCGAATCCGGCCGCCAGCCGTTCTCGGCATTCTCCTCGGGCTGGTCGGCGTCACCGTGATCGCCATCGGCGGCGGCTCGCTCGACGGCCAGGCAGCCGGCGTCGCCCTCCTCTTCGGGTCGGCAATCGTGTTCGCGCTCGGCTCGGTGTTGACCGAACGGACGAACGGCACGCTCCCCATCGTCTCCTTGCAGGCCTGGGCGATGGGGCTCGGAGCCGTCGTCCTTCACACGCTGAGTGGACTCCACCCCGCGGAGACGATAACGGGTCTCGAGATCAACTTCGCTGCACTTGCCGCCCTGGCGTACCTCGCTATCGTGGCGACGGGCGGGGGCTTTTTCGCCTACTTCGTATTGCTCGAGCGCATCGGTTCGACGGAACTCAGCCTCGTCAACTATGCCGTCCCCGTGGTCGCCGCCGTGGTCGGGTGGCTGGCGCTGGGCGAGTCGATTACCATTGGCACTCTCGCTGGGTTCACACTGATCCTGCTCGGATTCGCGCTGTGTAAACTCGGTGCCCTCTGGCAGACGGCCGCTCCTGCGGTGGGCTATGGCCCGTACCGGCCAAGCGACCCCGATGGCGTCGTCGTTGGCGGCAACGTCTACGTGACGACCGAGGACGAACGACGGCACGGAACGGGGGTTCGAGGAAACGTCGTCGCCGCGGATTGA
- a CDS encoding pyridoxal-phosphate-dependent aminotransferase family protein, with product MTNEREYKADYPDKTLYIPGPTEVREDVIEAMCEPMFGHRMDRMTDLYTTIIEDTKTFLGTDNDVIVLTGSGTGFMEHSILNLVDENVLCTTCGSFSERQANITERLGKTVDTLEYEWGQAVKPEDVRAYLEESDTDYDVVTCVMNESSTGVRNPVEEIGDVVAEYPDTYFVVDAVSALGGDYVDIDEHNIDVIFTSVQKAFAMPPGLAVCVVSEDAYERELERESASWYGGFQRTIDYYDRKGQTHSTPAIPIMLAYRKQMKYMLEEGHDARDERHREMAEYTREWAHEHFDMFPEAGYESQTVSCIENTREIDVAATIEAVSEEYDMVFSNGYGSALGEKTFRIGHMGEHDRESIEALTDAIEDVAGL from the coding sequence GTGACCAACGAACGCGAATACAAAGCCGACTATCCCGACAAAACGTTGTATATCCCGGGGCCGACCGAGGTTCGTGAGGACGTCATCGAGGCGATGTGCGAGCCGATGTTCGGCCACCGCATGGATCGCATGACGGATCTGTACACGACCATCATCGAGGACACGAAGACGTTCCTCGGCACCGACAACGACGTGATCGTCCTCACGGGGTCGGGCACGGGCTTCATGGAGCACTCGATCCTCAACCTCGTCGACGAGAACGTCCTCTGTACGACCTGTGGGAGTTTCAGCGAACGCCAGGCCAACATCACCGAGCGCCTCGGCAAGACCGTCGACACCCTCGAGTACGAGTGGGGCCAGGCGGTCAAACCCGAGGACGTCCGCGCATATCTCGAAGAGAGCGACACCGACTACGATGTCGTCACCTGCGTGATGAACGAGAGTTCGACTGGCGTCCGCAACCCCGTCGAGGAGATCGGCGACGTCGTGGCGGAGTACCCGGATACGTACTTTGTCGTCGATGCGGTTTCCGCCCTGGGCGGCGATTACGTCGACATCGACGAGCACAACATTGACGTCATCTTCACGTCGGTACAGAAGGCCTTCGCTATGCCCCCCGGACTTGCCGTCTGCGTCGTCAGCGAGGACGCCTACGAGCGCGAACTCGAGCGCGAGTCGGCGTCGTGGTACGGGGGCTTCCAGCGGACGATAGACTACTACGACCGGAAGGGGCAGACCCACTCGACGCCCGCCATTCCGATCATGCTCGCCTACCGCAAGCAGATGAAATATATGCTCGAGGAAGGCCACGATGCCCGCGACGAGCGTCATCGAGAGATGGCCGAGTACACCCGCGAGTGGGCACACGAGCACTTCGATATGTTCCCCGAGGCGGGCTACGAATCACAGACCGTCAGTTGCATCGAAAACACCCGAGAGATCGACGTCGCCGCAACCATCGAGGCCGTAAGCGAGGAGTACGACATGGTCTTTTCGAACGGCTATGGGTCGGCACTCGGCGAGAAGACGTTCCGGATCGGCCACATGGGCGAACACGACCGCGAGTCGATCGAAGCCTTGACCGACGCCATCGAAGACGTGGCCGGGTTGTAG
- the eif1A gene encoding translation initiation factor eIF-1A — protein MSDDEGGRKNLRMPDEDEVFATVTNMLGANRVKVRCADGKERTARIPGKMQKRIWIREDDVVLVEPWDWQDEKADITWRYEKADADQLRREGHIQ, from the coding sequence ATGAGCGACGACGAGGGTGGTCGCAAGAACCTCCGAATGCCAGACGAGGACGAGGTCTTCGCGACCGTCACGAACATGCTCGGCGCGAACCGGGTGAAGGTACGGTGTGCTGATGGGAAAGAGCGAACCGCTCGCATCCCCGGGAAGATGCAAAAGCGAATCTGGATTCGTGAGGATGACGTCGTCCTCGTCGAACCCTGGGACTGGCAGGACGAAAAAGCCGACATCACCTGGCGCTACGAGAAAGCCGACGCTGACCAATTGCGGCGAGAAGGCCACATCCAATAA
- a CDS encoding GNAT family N-acetyltransferase, which translates to MSPTAPVSIRPATLADAPTLARLYRDAYALNVELGFPSRAAEADRGALDNWIRGARLFVAVDGGKLVGSIRYRDHGYYHPDDPEFGRLAVPPRARGAGIGDALIDHVEGVARRDGHDRLRLRTFAGHPFLPEMYHRRGYRDVRVRELEGAPFDVLHMCKPLSDAGR; encoded by the coding sequence GTGAGTCCGACCGCTCCCGTCTCCATTCGCCCGGCAACGCTCGCGGACGCCCCAACGCTGGCCCGCCTCTACCGGGACGCCTACGCGTTGAACGTCGAACTGGGGTTTCCATCACGTGCTGCGGAGGCTGATCGAGGAGCCCTCGATAACTGGATCCGAGGCGCCCGGCTGTTCGTCGCCGTCGACGGCGGCAAACTCGTTGGCAGCATTCGCTATCGTGATCACGGGTACTACCACCCCGACGATCCCGAGTTCGGACGACTGGCGGTGCCACCGCGGGCTCGAGGCGCTGGCATCGGAGACGCGTTGATCGATCACGTCGAAGGAGTGGCTCGGCGAGACGGCCACGATCGACTGCGACTGCGAACGTTCGCTGGCCACCCCTTCCTGCCGGAGATGTACCACCGGCGGGGGTATCGAGACGTGCGCGTCCGCGAACTCGAGGGCGCACCGTTCGACGTGTTGCATATGTGTAAACCGCTGTCGGATGCTGGACGATAG
- a CDS encoding ATP-binding protein codes for MNVLFVGYLLLFGLSALVCVLSVRRSQHIPNRETRRGLTWLLWLSGGWATAHVGYLIAPTAGLAELFYLVGLVIGIATVGPWLYFCSAFTGRSLHLDTGVRRAAVVVFLGIVAVKLTNPIHGWYYTAELATTPFPHLEIGHLPLHWVVMGLAYALSFVGFFILLELFSQLSHDTRPLVVVLALTGAPVALDLYATTTPILVETTHSAVGVAFFAVGMLYVYLDSFETIRLAAAHDDPIVVIDSAGRIADYNDDAELLFSELHQNAINEPLEAILPAVGSVLDTERAILERGSPRRYYRITASPFGAGSAEGGRILTVDDVTDQEQYRQKLERQNDRLESFASMISHDLRNPLSVAKGHLELARAEPEEATEHLEIVAESHDRMEALIEDVLALARQGQPIDDKTTVSLEVVANDCWSMVSTAGASLELDVDSVDRVSGRLFADPDRLQQLLENLFRNAVEHGSTSDSLAGARKETTEREHGNELDTHSTASVEVTNENTSASGLTIRVGLLEDGRGFYVEDDGVGIPESNRQLVFDSGYSTAQDGTGFGLAIASEIVDAHEWSIEVTAGTDGGARFEISGVEFAS; via the coding sequence ATGAACGTTCTGTTCGTGGGCTATCTCCTCCTTTTTGGACTCAGCGCACTCGTCTGCGTGCTGAGCGTGAGGCGCTCTCAACACATCCCGAACCGCGAAACGCGGCGGGGACTGACCTGGCTATTGTGGCTCAGCGGCGGCTGGGCAACGGCCCACGTGGGCTACCTGATCGCCCCTACGGCGGGACTGGCCGAGCTGTTCTACCTCGTCGGTCTCGTGATCGGGATCGCAACCGTCGGGCCCTGGCTGTATTTCTGCTCTGCGTTCACCGGGCGGTCGTTGCATCTCGACACCGGCGTGCGTCGGGCGGCGGTCGTGGTCTTTCTCGGTATCGTCGCCGTGAAACTCACCAACCCGATCCACGGCTGGTACTACACGGCCGAACTGGCGACGACGCCGTTCCCCCACCTCGAGATCGGGCACCTCCCGTTGCACTGGGTCGTCATGGGGCTGGCCTATGCCCTCTCGTTCGTCGGCTTTTTCATACTCCTCGAACTGTTCTCACAACTCAGCCACGATACACGCCCGCTCGTGGTGGTACTTGCGCTCACCGGCGCACCGGTCGCCCTCGATTTGTACGCGACGACGACCCCAATACTCGTCGAAACCACCCACTCCGCGGTCGGGGTTGCGTTCTTCGCCGTGGGAATGTTGTACGTCTACCTCGATTCCTTCGAGACGATCCGACTGGCGGCAGCACACGACGACCCGATCGTCGTCATCGACAGCGCCGGCCGCATTGCCGATTACAACGACGATGCCGAATTGCTCTTCTCGGAACTTCATCAGAACGCCATTAACGAACCGCTCGAGGCGATACTCCCCGCGGTGGGGTCGGTGCTCGACACGGAGCGTGCGATTCTCGAACGCGGGTCGCCACGGCGGTACTACCGGATTACCGCCAGCCCGTTCGGTGCCGGCTCGGCCGAAGGGGGACGGATTCTCACCGTCGACGACGTCACGGATCAGGAACAGTACCGTCAGAAACTCGAGCGCCAGAACGATCGATTGGAGAGCTTCGCCAGCATGATTTCACACGATCTCAGGAATCCGCTGTCGGTCGCGAAGGGACACCTCGAGCTGGCTCGGGCTGAACCCGAGGAGGCAACCGAACACCTCGAAATCGTCGCCGAATCACACGACCGAATGGAGGCACTCATCGAGGACGTCCTCGCGTTGGCCCGGCAGGGGCAGCCGATCGACGACAAAACGACGGTCTCACTCGAGGTGGTTGCCAACGACTGCTGGTCGATGGTGTCGACGGCAGGGGCTTCCCTCGAGCTGGACGTCGATAGCGTGGATCGGGTATCCGGTCGACTGTTCGCTGATCCCGACCGCCTCCAGCAACTGCTCGAGAACCTGTTTCGTAACGCCGTGGAACACGGTTCCACGAGCGATTCGCTCGCTGGCGCTCGCAAAGAGACGACCGAACGTGAGCATGGGAACGAGTTGGATACACATTCGACAGCGAGTGTCGAGGTGACAAACGAGAATACCTCTGCGAGCGGGCTAACGATTCGCGTCGGCCTGCTCGAGGACGGACGCGGCTTCTACGTCGAGGACGACGGTGTGGGTATTCCCGAATCGAATCGCCAGTTGGTGTTCGACTCGGGCTACTCCACTGCACAGGATGGTACCGGATTCGGTCTCGCTATCGCCTCTGAAATAGTCGACGCCCACGAGTGGAGTATCGAGGTAACGGCGGGGACAGACGGCGGAGCGCGCTTCGAGATCAGTGGTGTCGAGTTCGCGTCCTGA